From the Conger conger chromosome 14, fConCon1.1, whole genome shotgun sequence genome, one window contains:
- the LOC133109401 gene encoding G-protein coupled receptor 61-like encodes MESSAAVPSSSPPWNSSLLAPQPPNASSLSPPQGGALAQSLALFAMLLMDLLAVGGNVAVMAVIAKTPQLRKFAFVFHLCLVDLLAALLLMPLGMLSDQPFFSEALCRSYLFLSVCLVSAVILSISAINVERYYYIVHPMRYEVKMTLGLVVSVLVGIWVKAIVMSAMPLLGWAFQGGGPFLDGRVGDPLSPLVRGRRHCSLHWTGGSSNRTAFMVLFTLVYFLCPLLVILVVYCSMFKVARVAAMHHGPLPTWMDTPRQRSESMSSRSTMVTSSGAARTTPQRAFSGGKAAVVLLAVGGQFLCCWLPYFSFHLYSALAAASPADLAHLEQVVTWIGYFCFTSNPFFYGCLNRQIREELSKHLPCLFNRGPSEEDRLPSREGSIEENFLQFLQGTGCNLEPQNSHSTPSPKAEHRRPTVSPPPTQQPPPPAPVDFRIPGQIVEETPEFMEHHHINSDLTISDGCLRTAPSPKPEA; translated from the coding sequence ATGGAGTCCTCCGCTGCCGTCCCCTCCTCCAGCCCGCCGTGGAACTCCTCCCTCCTGGCCCCCCAGCCGCCCAACGCCTCCAGCCTGAGCCCCCCGCAGGGCGGGGCGCTGGCCCAGTCGCTGGCCCTCTTCGCGATGCTCCTCATGGACCTGCTGGCCGTGGGGGGGAACGTGGCGGTGATGGCGGTCATCGCCAAGACGCCGCAGCTGCGTAAGTTTGCGTTCGTCTTCCACCTGTGCCTGGTGGACCTGCTGGCGGCGCTGCTGCTGATGCCTCTGGGCATGCTGTCAGACCAGCCCTTCTTCAGCGAGGCGCTGTGCCGGAGCTACCTCTTCCTCAGTGTCTGCCTGGTCAGCGCCGTCATCCTCTCCATCTCCGCCATCAACGTGGAGCGCTACTACTACATCGTGCACCCCATGCGCTACGAGGTGAAGATGACCCTGGGCCTGGTGGTGTCCGTCCTGGTGGGCATTTGGGTAAAAGCCATCGTCATGTCCGCCATGCCCCTGCTGGGCTGGGCCTTCCAGGGCGGGGGCCCCTTCCTGGACGGGCGCGTGGGGGACCCGCTGTCGCCGCTGGTGCGGGGCCGCAGGCACTGCTCACTGCACTGGACAGGCGGCAGCTCCAACCGCACGGCCTTCATGGTCCTCTTCACCTTGGTGTACTTCctgtgccccctgctggtcatccTGGTGGTGTACTGCAGCATGTTCAAGGTGGCTCGAGTGGCCGCCATGCACCACGGCCCCCTGCCCACCTGGATGGACACGCCCCGGCAGCGCTCCGAGTCCATGAGCAGCCGCTCCACCATGGTCACCAGCTCGGGCGCGGCCCGAACCACCCCGCAGAGAGCCTTCAGCGGCGGGAAGGCCGCCGTGGTCTTGCTGGCCGTGGGAGGCCAGTTCCTCTGCTGCTGGCTGCCGTACTTCTCTTTCCACCTGTACTCGGCGTTAGCGGCCGCCTCGCCCGCGGACCTGGCCCACCTGGAGCAGGTGGTCACCTGGATCGGATACTTCTGCTTCACCTCCAACCCCTTCTTCTACGGCTGCCTCAACCGGCAGATCCGGGAGGAGCTCAGCAAGCACCTGCCCTGCCTGTTCAACAGGGGGCCGAGCGAGGAGGACCGCCTGCCCAGCCGGGAGGGCTCCATCGAGGAGAACTTCCTGCAGTTCCTCCAGGGGACCGGCTGTAACCTGGAGCCTCAGAACTCCCACAGCACCCCCAGCCCCAAGGCCGAGCACCGCCGCCCCAcggtcagccccccccccacccaacagccgccgcccccggcccccgtcGACTTCCGCATCCCCGGCCAGATCGTGGAGGAGACTCCCGAGTTCATGGAGCACCACCACATTAACAGCGACCTCACTATATCAGACGGCTGCCTCAGGACAGCGCCCTCTCCCAAGCCAGAGGCGTAG